In Mesotoga sp. BH458_6_3_2_1, the genomic window AGTTCGTTGAAAAATCCTTACTCGTTCAGGACTTCAAGATTCATGACTTCAAGACCGGTACGGAATTTGCATACATTAAACTCGAAATCCTTCTCAAGAACTCATCAAAGGTCTATATAAGGGAATTTGTGAACGCCAAACAGAGAAAATATTCTTTACATTGGATTATAGACACTCAGACTGAGATACGGTGGGATAACTCGCCCCATCACAAAAGCATTAGAACTCATCCGCATCATGTTCACTTTAACCAAAACGTTTTTCCTTCTGAATGCTCTGATCCTGTAACGATATTGGCATGGATCGAAAGCTTGCTGACAAACAGAGAAGAACTGGCACCGGAAATTATCATTCGCGAAATTCGGAAACTTCGCTAAGAAACCTTAGAATCGACTTATCGGAATAACTACTGTTGAAGCAAATTAATCATCAAATTACCCAAAGAGACGAACTTTCAAGCAGACTGATTAAACTCATACACTCGATCTCATCCTTGAGCCTACCCCAATGAGCCTGCCCCAAAATGTTGCTGTTGGGGGGGTCTGGACGGGATCTTTTCCTTTCTGTTCTTTTCTCTACCTTTAGAAGATCGAGATGCTGAAACAAGTTCAGCATGACGGATTGAGACGTTTTCGGAATTGTCAAACGTTGTCATCCCGTGATG contains:
- a CDS encoding DUF6516 family protein, translated to MQKILKFVEKSLLVQDFKIHDFKTGTEFAYIKLEILLKNSSKVYIREFVNAKQRKYSLHWIIDTQTEIRWDNSPHHKSIRTHPHHVHFNQNVFPSECSDPVTILAWIESLLTNREELAPEIIIREIRKLR